One Aegilops tauschii subsp. strangulata cultivar AL8/78 chromosome 2, Aet v6.0, whole genome shotgun sequence genomic window, ggccttcggttaataggttagtcccaaaaataatataaaagagtatattaaagcccattaaacatccaaaatagataatataatagcatggaacaatcaaaaattatagatacgttggagacgtatcagttaccCCTAGAGAAGGGTCAGTGTTACGTTCGATCCGGTCCAGCGGGCAGATCACGTGGACGTCTCCACACTCGGTGAGGCATTAGACCATAAATTCTCATTGGTAGACAACGTCGACGTGCTGATCTCGGGTGTGTAGGCGGAGAAGATCCATGATGGTCCCTCCTTGTCCCTTTGATGACGTAGCGAGCCCGTTGACCCAAAAGATAGTGGTGGTGGAGTACTCGATCTGAGTGGTGGCGTTTGGCACGAGCTGGTGCTTTGCATACATGGTGTTTGAGGTAATGTTGCACTAAGGTTATTCTTATGAATGCAACGATTCGCAAGCAAGAGCTTCAAAAAAAGTGACCACTCTAGAAGAAGTGTGATCAGACTACTCATTTCGGGAGAGTTGTGTGACAAATGGTGCGTTCATCTCCATTAATATTATTAACCTTATAAACATAACAAATGATTTGTTCCTTTCTAAAATGGACATTTATGTCAATCAGTCTGTAGATTGGTGTTTTACGATCAATTAGCACATAACCAGTTTCTCAGCACTTCAGGGACATTGCAGACAACTTCTATCAAAAGCATAGTTTCACAGTTGCTCTAACCAAACAACTTTCAGCTTTTCCACAGTTCTTAACTCATAGCTGATTTCCGACAGCTAAGATCTCACAACAACTTTTTTGGAATCCATAGGTCAACCGAAGACCACCTTAGAAAATGGTATACACACTTTTGATATAAAAACAATTTACACACGACTACAACTATCTTTTAGCGGCGCAAGTACGGGTTGCCCATGGTTGATTAGTCATATCATGCTTATTCTGAGAAAAAGAAGTCCTATCCTACGATGTAATGTGTACTTAGAAACACTCGAAGAGGTGAAAGCCCTATTGATCTGCTGCTATTGATGTCCGCCCTCGCATGATCACCACGTATAGTTGCACACACGCACTATATTCGGTCATGTTTTAGTACTACTAGCAaaaggcccgtgcgttgcaatgggagaaaAAAAATCCTCTCATATTGCTAGCTGGGTCAGTTGAACAAACTGTGCGTGGCCGGTTGGTAGGTTATGAGATCGAACCCTCCCATCAACAATTTTATTATTTGCCAGCTCTCCGGACCTGGGCCACAATGCGCTATCAGGTGGGCTTCCTCCGCTAGGCAAAACGGGTGGCAAGTAACGAAACCAAATAGCGTACGTGAAATTAATTGAAGCGGGGCCAAACGAAGCGGGACGAAACTAAGAACATCACCTCCCTTTAATAGTAGGTATAGACTAGAATCCTCAAAGCATAGTGCATGGTACGGCTTCAGAGCCAACATTCAGGTAGTGGCCCATGTCTTTCTGGGCTAGCCTTTCCTTCCTACTTGTGTGTGGGCTCACCGCGTTCTAGAGTAACCATTCCACTACAAGCTTGCAATCTCCCTGCATGACAGCTACTGTGCCTGTCTAAGTGGGTTTATATGTAACATGATTCCACAATCTTGCATTCATATGTGATACATTGACCTTTGAATATCATTCACATGTGTTGCATTTACCTTCTAATAATATTATAAGAGAACTTCAGGATATCCGTATTTAGCATGAACTGGGGATTACCATGATTGGTGTTTCCTCGAACAGACTGTACACACTACACGTCCACACTAGATATCATATCAGCtctatgatcatgcaaagcaatatgacaatgaatatGTATGTCATGAAAAAgaaacggtggaagttgcatggcaatatatctcggattGGCTATGAAAATGTCATAGTAGGTAGGTATgttggctgttttgaggaagatataaggaggtttatgtgtgaaagagcgtatcatatcatggtgtttggatgcactggtgaagtttgcaccaatgctcgaggtgagaaagggcattGCACGGTATCGAAAAGGCTAGTAAACTATGAAAAGATaggagtgcgtataatccatggactcacattagtcataaagaactcacatacttattgtgaaagcctattagccctcgaagcaaagtacaaCTCGCATGCCCCTAGGGAGGGGATCTGTAGGAGTTGACCATTGCGGCCCCCGATTATAACAGCGCAAAGGATTTCAATTAGACCTAAGAATGCTCGGACTTCCCCGTCATGCCATAACAAACACATAGATGAGCAATTAATAACAAGCTTTAATACCTATATTTCTACTAATCAATGATCATGAACCTATACCCTTTCATATTACGACATCAATATTGTTAAACCGTACATTTCATATTtagtgatctacatgaaagtttttattttaTCCCCCTTCAATACCTTATCATATCAGGACTAATTTCATAACCTGTACCTATTTCCATTACTATATTTTAGATtctcaaaaagatttaagtgaagaataagagtgcaactatttctttaaaatataatcaccgttgtgctctaaaagatataagtgaagcactagagaaactgcctagctcaaaagatataagtgaagcacatgagtattctaacaaatcacgaataaatgtgtgtccctctcaaaaggtgtgtgtGCAGCAAatgatgattgtgacaaactaaaaagcaaagaaagCGAAACCTAATATGGCACAAGACACTCGAAGCAAAACTCATagcatgtgatgaataaaaatatagctccaagtagtATACTGATGGattgtagacgaaagaggggatgccatctggggcatcccaagcttagacgcttgggtcttccttgaatattacctgggggtgccttgggcatccccaagcttagggtcttgccgctccttattccttcatctatcacgatctcacccaaaacttgaaaacttcagtaCACAAAACTCAACTGAAACCTAAGTATAAAGAACCAAATCACGATGTTTCTGttgaaaagccaaaaacaagcaaaaacgggaactggcactgggtagtgggttaataggttagtcccaaaaaataatataaaatagcatataaagcatccaagaTTTATAATATAATaaatacattggagatgtatcagttcCTAAGTATAAAGAACCAAATCACGGACTGGCAAGACACAGAGGCAATCGCCGCTTTTAAGAACAACATCCGCGACAAAAGGCTCGCTCGAGGGCTCGGGCAAGAGAGACCCCGAACAATGGCGGCCCTCACCCATTTAATGACTAGATTCTGCGCGGGAGAGGATAACTGGATTACCCGCATTAATCGACTTCGATGCATCATTCGCCCTATGACACCCAACACAAGTAACGCCGACGAGGAGGCAGTAAATGTCGCGACTGCAAATCAACACAGAAGCAATAAACGGAAGCCTACTCAAATGGACAGAGATGGTCCCTCCACGTTGGATTGGATATTGGATAGGCCATGCGCCATCCATGGTACCCCTAACAAGCCGACTACTCATTCTACTAGAAATTGCTAGGTGATCAAGCAGGCCGGTACGATAGTAGCCAAGCATCAGAACGGAGACCGAGGTCGTAATAACAATAGAGGTCACTCCAGAGCAAGTATCATCGGTCGAAAAGGTTTCCTTCCGAGGTGAAGGATGTCAACATGATATATCCTACTCACACTCAAAGGGGGCAAGTGCGGGTCACCCGCGGCCGCGTACCCAATCTGTCTCATCAAAGCAGAAGGTCGGATTTTTCGATCACATGCGAACTATAAAATGCCCGGAACAACCCCGTTACGCGGAGCAGGACACATTAATACTCGATGCCATCGTGGACAGTTTCCACTTAACTCGTGTGTTGATGGACTGCGGAAGCAGTTTTAACCTGCTCTATGCAGACACCATTAGAGAAATACATATCAACCCTGCAAGGATAGACCAAGTGAAATGGAGATAAAAGGCTTCAGGCCAGGGGTTTGGACCCCGAAGCATCGGAAACATCACACCGGATCCCGTCGCTGCGCCCGGTCTCCTCCGCCCCTCGGCTCCCTCCGGCCGGATCcccgtcgcgccgccgccggagaGCCGCCGCCGACCGTCCCCGTCGACCCCTCGagctccggcctcctccttccccgaCCCCAGCAATCCTCGGTCTCCGTGCCCCGAAACCCTAGATCCGGATCTGGGAGGGTGAGATTTCGTCCAAGTCCCGAATTTGTGACATTTTGGTGCCCCTTTGACATGCCATAACTTCATGCTCGGTGCTCCGAATCATGCATATGATATATTGAAATgctcgcctcgtgatgctcttcatgtTAGGGTCATTTGCATGCATATTACTGTCCATATTGATGCTATTATCCTCGTTGCCAAAGTAATATATGATGTTGTCTGCTGGAATTCAACATAACTTGATGAATTGTCATTttcgttgcattttgtgtgtgcatcctatgagcatgatgTCTATATGTTTTTGGAGCATATCCACGCCATCTTTACAGACGTGCAAGCCTTGTATTTTTATGagctctgtggtgactagcacaagcatgcaaaatagGCTATGTGATGTTGCTATTTTCAGGCACTTAGTTATTTTGCCGTCCTTTCCTGTTACATTTTGATGCTATGTAAACATGTTGCTACCAGTAGATGCATGCACATTTTGAGGTAGTTCAGTAAGAGTGTTTTGAAGATGTGGTATTGATCTATACATTAATGCCTCTGGTTGTAATTATGGAGTAGTGTAGTATGTCTTTTCAGTGCTCTACGTTTGCTAAATattgttcctggcagattgttaacatgaagttcagttttgccatgtgttttgctagtgatccatgtaccCTATGGACTTTATCTTGTCATTCTTAGCTTCATGAATATGTCTACTTACTGTGGTTTACCTTGTGATGCCATTTAATGCTTTGTTGTGAGTGGCATGAGCTTGCAAAGTTGCTACCATGAATCTGTTTCTACCATGCTCTATTTTTCTTCCAAGTCTGAAACTGATCATAtcatttgccatgtttgcatTGATGCTACCATCTTATCCATGCATCTTTGGTTAAAGTtcagtaagggagttttgttTTATGCCTTTAGTACTAGCATGCCATGTCCTTGTTTgccatgatatgttcctgtagcatgttgtttgctagctctaaacattgctacctgatgtgtttatgccatgttcagtatttttcaccaagtctgtgatgttgttatcatttgcatttttgccatgctattttaagctTGTTCTAGTGAGTTATAGCAGGAGCTCAGTGCCCATGATTTGTAGAGCTTCACCTGTAGTTTAATTTCGTGTGCTTTGTTGTCTTGTTGGAGTGCTATAGCATAGTTTCTTGTTGCATCTTAAGTGCTACGATGCTGTTAAGCGCGGTTTTGcatcattcttgttttgcttgtcatttgcaaaccgtgcatccctttccggtgatccttatgtcgattttgaccgaaatcacCTAATCTTTCTAGCAGCATGCTTGGTTTACCAAGTTGATGTCTTGAtcatcttttcccttccggagtACCCATATGCATTACACATCATATCTTGCATTCCATGCCATGTcgtgcatcatgttgcttgtgcattgcaccgtgattgattgtgttccgttgcttgtgttcttgctttgggtagagccgggagacgagttcgtgaaagaggaacctgttgagtacgctaacgaggagcaagctttcgacaactctgagaactttgcaggcaagatgaccattaccctcgatatcacttctatctttgattgctagttgttcgttctatcgctatgtcgcgctacctaccacttgtttatcacgcctcccatattgccatgtcaatcctctaacccaccttcctagcaaatcgttgtttggctatgttaccgcttttgcttagcccctcttatagcgttgctagttgcaggtgcagagcaggttgttccatgttggaacatggatttgttgggatatcacataTTATCTTAtgtttaattaatgcatctatatacttggcaaagggtgtaaggcttggccttttgctcggtgttttgttccactcttgccgccctagtttccatcataccggtgttatgttccttgattttgcgttccttacgcggttggggttatgggacccccttgacagttcgctttgaataaaactcctccagcaaggcccaaccttggttttaccatttgcctaacaacctatatttttcccttgggagttgcaaacccgagggtcatctttatttaaccccccgggccagtgctcctctgagtgttggtccaacctagAGCCACTTGCGGTGCCACCCCTTCACCCGGGGTTTTCGGttgttgtacgtagtgttcatcccgtgtgccctgagaacgagatatgtgcagctcctatcaggatttgtcggcacattcgggcggtcttgctggtcttgttttaccattgtcgaaatgtcttgtaaccgggattccgagtctgatcgggttgttccaggagaaggaatatccttcgttgatcatgagagcttgtgatgggctaagttgggacacccctgcagggtataaactttcgagagccgtgcccgcggttatgtggcagatgggaatttgttaatatccggttgtagagaacttgacacttgacttaattaaaatgaatcaaccgcgtgtgtagccgtgatggtctctttttggctgagtccgggaagtgaacatggtttggGTTATGTTTGGACGTAAGTAGcccaggatcacttcttgatcacttctagcttcacgaccgttgcgtagcttctcatcttactcttgtattcgtatgttagccaccatatttgcatAGTTATTGCTACAACTCCACCTCATAAGctcatcctacccataagcttaaatagtcttgatctcatgggttttgagattgctgagtcctcgtgactcacaaatactaccaaaacagttgcaggtgccgatgatgccagtgcaggtgatgctaccgaactcaagtgggaatTCGACGAGGTCCTTGGTCGTTACTacgtttcgtttcctgatgatcagtagtggagcccagttgggacgatcggggatctagcatttggggctatcttcttttcatttggatttgtccgtagtcggactatgtgtgtattttggatgatgtatgactTATTTAAATATTATGTGAaatggcgattgtaagccaactctctttatccctttcttgttcattacatgggattgtgtgaagatgacccttcttgcgacaaaaccaccatgcggttatgcctctaagtcgtgcctccacacgtgggagatatagccgcatcgtgggcgttacaagttggtatcagagccgaccctcACGGTTACACGGATGTTTGCGGACAGGTGTGCGGTCATGTTGTTCATGACGTTTGTGACCCGTCGCGGCACACGACATGGCACATGTACTGGACTGGATGCACAGAGgtatgtgccaagagggaacgttcctgTGGCCCGACGAGGATGTCAGTTCCTCTGAGCGGGGGtgtatgtgatagcctggcttattagggatgatagactactcatataaATAAGGAATTCATTCTTTTCCGGGAGCCCATTCggaaagaactccaaagttaagcgtgctcagcttggagtaatttcaggatgggtgaccgaccgggaagttgctcccgggtgcgcacgagtgaggacaaagtgcgcagaaaagacgagtattgatctgtggggccagtctagatcccgacaggagtaacgaccaccggcgggtgtgtccggggcgttatAGGTTTGCACCCGAAGCATCGGAAACATCACACTCGAGGTTGTATTTGGCATTCCTGAAAACTTTTGTAGGGAAGGCTTAATCTTAAGATAGCGCCCTTTCACAGCCATTACCAAACATTCCTCGGGCAGCCTGCTTTTGGTTGTTTCCACGCCCCCAACGCCCCCACCCCGCAATATGGTAATCTAAACTTCAGATGGATGGACCTAATGGTATAATCACATTACATGGAAACAAGTCATTTTTACCTTTAAAGGAACAACAATCCACGACCTTAGTGACCGAGGTACATGAAGCTGAGGAACAAGTAACCAAAGATGCGACAGGTAACAGGGCCATGTCAGGCAACCCTAGGAGCGCAGCGCGCCATGTCAACTCGGAGAACACCCCGGCACACACCAGCGGCACCCCTCAATAGGGGTATGCGCTTCGTTGTCCCCACAACATGACCGAGGACTATGTTCATCGTATGCACAACTTCGTGTTGAAAATACCATGAGGGATCATGGAGCACGTGCAAGACTAGAGAATGGGAGTGGTTCAGATCAACCGACAACTCATTCATAAATACATTGCCTTAGAAAATAACCCGGTTCAACCGGGGGCTGGGCAAGGAGCCTCTAGCTCCCTTGGGATACATCTTCACCGAAGAACGTCCTTTCGAGATGGTTGCCGACCACATGCTTTAGAGCAAAAACTGCTCAATCGATCAGATAAAGATGAAACCCTCTTCTGGCTTAGACGGAATAATAGGGAGGGGCATACATAAAGAGGCATAAAATAAGAACGGTGATAAACGCCGACTTTGTTGTCTGGACCTCGACCCCACCTTTCTCATTGCTCATTTGTTTCTTGTGGCTGAATCTCTTTCATTCGGATTATATGGTTCGATCATCATTATGCATAaaaatggggggggggggttcgagCCTCTTTTCTTTCCTCTTTCTTTCAGTCCGAGCATAACTACTAACGTATTACAATCTTTTTTTGTATTAACAAAAATTAAAAAGGAGGTCTTACTTCGAATTCAACCTCTCATCTATATCCGAGGTATCTTAGGATGCTCTTGGCCGCCAAGTCATCGGTAGttttgcattatatgcatcgatttcgagttgtgtctttggtcaaatggGCCCTAGCGACACACGCGGAGGGGCGCCATGCCGTCTGCCGTCACACGACCCCCCTACTCATGGACGAGCCGCCCCAGGACGCTAGAGTCCCCCCTCCAAGTCGGATCCACGCGAGCTTTGCTTGGCGAAGGCCATGTGACAACTCAGAGGGAATGGAAAACAGAAGAGGGAGGCCTAGCGCGTGGGCTAGGATGCGCCGCCTCCTGAGCCGCCCTGGGAGGACAACGCGGGGGCTCGGGAAAAAAGTCTTCACTTCTCTTTTGTTGGAATTTTGATGTTGAACTTGGCCACCTGGACTAGGTTGCAAACATAATTTTCGCCAGCTAGTTAATATTATTTCCGCGGGTCCACTAAGCCCAGCGCATAATAACAAATTGTTATCAGAGCAATCTTTGAATTCTAATCACCTCTCATTCTTTAAACCAAACTCGGTGTCtggcgaaccaacctgtggttggatggtttcAAGGACAGTGATATCCCGTGCCCACCAGAGTTCAAGTTTCAAACCTACATTGGTGCTTGTATTTTCCTGAATTTATTACGGGCCTTCCAGCGATATGCGTTCGTAGATATGAGTGTATGTGCATATGTATGAGCGTCTGCGTCATTGTGTTTAAAGAAAAAAAACCAGACTCGGTCTCAAATCGACATATTGCATCGGATAATTTGGTTTGTCACTTGTTTGACTTTGTGCCACCGTCGGCATCGTGCCTTTGCACCCACTATGAGCGTGAGTGTGTGATGACGACTTTTCATAGCGGTGCACCGAGTGTAGGCCACGCTTCCGCCGACCCACACGCGGGGCAGAGTGTCCGGAGACAGGAACACGCGCGCCTGCGCTGCCAGCCACCGCAATGGCGATGCCGCCGAAGCCCGGCGAGCCGCCCAAGCCCTCGCCGGGGCGCAGCCCCAGCCTCAATCCCAACCCCTGCCCGCTCCCGCCCATTCCCGGCGGCCCCCAGCCGGGCCAGGcccccgcggcggcggcgccgccgcGGTCCCACCACCGCCGCGCCAGATCTGAGGTGCCCTTCCGCTTCCCGGACGCCGACGGCGGGGGCTTCGACGAGATCGGCTCCGAGGACGACCTCTTCTCCACGTTCATGGACATGGACAAGATCGCCGGGGCCGGCCGCGACCGCGCCGCGGAGACGtcctcctcgccgccgcgcccCACCAAGCACCGCCACAGCGCGTCCTTCGACGGGTTCGCCATGGGCTGCGGCGGGCCCGGGAGGCaggatggcggcggcgggggcggagGGGTGTTCGCCGACGTGCTCGAGGCTAAGAAGGCCATGTCCTCCGAGCAGCTGTCTGAGCTCGCCTCCGTCGACCCCAAGCGTGCCAAGAGGTGACCCGTCGCATCCTGAGGCTCCCTTGGATTTTGAGTTGGTGGTTGGTCGGTAGGATGCTAGGGTTACAAGTAGCTCTTACTTTTGATAAACAATTGACGGAGCGCCGGGAAGGACTGGCAAGAATTGTGGTCTAGGTAGGCGTGAATCGGAGTGATTCTGCAAGCAAAGATATGTGCCAGAAAAAGTGCACGTCCTAGTAGACTATTACGCAATCAAATCACGGCACATCGTTGGTGTTAGTGGTCTTGAATCCGGATAGTGACAGGCAGATCCTAGGACAGGATTTGCTGGCCAGCTTAATTAGCTACCACAAGGCTTCCTTCTGACGTTTCTCGCTTAATTAGGTATCACAGGGCTTCCTTCTGACGTTTCTGGCTTAATTAGGTATCACGGGACAAGCACCCATAGAAGTGTTTCAAATGCTAATTTTATTGTTCTCTAAGTTGCTGTCATTGTGCGAAAAGCGGCTCGTGGCATTTAGTTCTTAAATAAGCGAAGGGCATGGGATGAAAGGGGCGGGAGATGGCAACGAATGCCGCATGTCGCCTTCTTATGGTATTTTCTCTCCATTGGCTATGGCTTCTTTGTTATCATTTTCTATGGGTCCCCAACTTATTCAATGAAGCTTGCGTGGCATATCTTTGAATTTATAGTTCTTCTGTTTCAGATTAACCATTTCCTACTTTTGCTTACATATTATACATTAGTTAGTTTTCTCTCTCAATCTTTTACCGTGATCTATCTATGCAATACCGGGTTACATTTTTTCCACTTCTCCTTGTAAATATTTTATTTTTAAAACAAGTTTCTGTAATGTAGGGTGATATTTGATGTAATGGTGGTGTTATATAAATATTTGATGTGTTTTATTTCGTATGTTATTATCTTAGCCCAAAAATCTTCTTACTGCCATATAGTTATTTAGTAAGCTCTTGAATACACAAAGCACGTGGAGTGAAAGAGTCGGGAGATGGCGATATGTTGCATGTTGCTTCGGTCTGCACTGTTTTATGGTGTCGCCCCATTTTCAAGGCCTTTTTTTATTTCATCCGCTAATGATCTGCAAGATGTTCAATGAAGTTACTATGGTTGACTTTTTAATTTGTTCTTTATTTGGAATAACTAGCTGAAATCTTAATATATCCCTGTTTCGTGTATGTTAAACAGCattgcatgtaatttttttagaGCAAATGTTTGTGCTGCAATCAAGTTATATAAATACCTATATTTCTCGTGTAGGTTTCATTCACACAGCTTTCTAGTATCACACAATCTTTATTGCAATAGATAATACTGGTTATGAACTACTCCATCCGTCCCATAGTGTCTAAAACTCTCTTATagtatgggacggagggagtacttttcttTTGCTTAGCCAATCAAATGTCCCAGCTGTGGAAAGCGGATGTACCAGAACTTCACATAGGATATGATTCCTTCCATATCCAAAAGTGAATATGTTTTTCTTTTAAGGCTATGCTGTATTTACAATCAGTTTGCCCATGTGAACGTTTTTATCCAGCATACTGCGTTATCTGGCTGCATTGAATGATGGCCAATTTTATTCCTGTGCTTTCTTTGTTTCAGAATTCTAGCGAACAGACAGTCTGCAGCGCGGTCAAAGGAAAGAAAGGCTAGATATATAACAGAATTAGAGCGGAAGGTTCATACTCTTCAGACCGAGGCTACTACTCTTTCGGCGCAACTGACGCTATTTCAGGTAAACTTTCATCCATCTGTTTGCCTCATGGATTGCAGTATTATCATTACTATGTTCGTTAATGCGTTCTCAGCAGGGCCGTCTACAGAAATTTGGAGCCTCAGTGCGACATGCAATGGTTCTTATTTTTTTTTGTATAATTAAACTAATGCAACTAAGTGTACTCTCATTTAATTGTATAACTTAATTATGCGCTATTTCGCATAATATTTTAGAATTAGAAATTATT contains:
- the LOC109743522 gene encoding transcription factor RF2b; the protein is MAMPPKPGEPPKPSPGRSPSLNPNPCPLPPIPGGPQPGQAPAAAAPPRSHHRRARSEVPFRFPDADGGGFDEIGSEDDLFSTFMDMDKIAGAGRDRAAETSSSPPRPTKHRHSASFDGFAMGCGGPGRQDGGGGGGGVFADVLEAKKAMSSEQLSELASVDPKRAKRILANRQSAARSKERKARYITELERKVHTLQTEATTLSAQLTLFQRDTTGLSAENTELKIRLQAMEQQAQLRDALNNTLKQELERLKIATGEMTKPDEAYNTGMHHVPYNPSFFQLSEQHTPQHHSSVHQLPSQFQPPHPNVPSHQMLSHPNTFPDMMQQDSLGRFQGLDIGKGSVAVKLEAEAAAKSEGSSISAGESNSTF